A single genomic interval of Lathyrus oleraceus cultivar Zhongwan6 chromosome 7, CAAS_Psat_ZW6_1.0, whole genome shotgun sequence harbors:
- the LOC127104966 gene encoding leucine-rich repeat receptor-like protein kinase PXC2 isoform X1, giving the protein MLSYIIHINLTMQDKFIIFSLFLVLFCPFQVISLYQPFNEDMLGLIVFKSGLEDPKNKLSSWNEDDYSPCNWEGVKCDPSTNRVSSLVLDGFSLSGHIGKSLMKLQFLQILSLSRNNFTGKINHDLLVTLWNLKVVDLSENSLSGAIPDELFRQCWSLRVLSFAKNNLSGKIPESLSSCYSLASLNFSSNQLNGELHSGMWFLKELQSLDLSNNFLKGEIPEGVQNLYDLRELRLGRNFFTGRIPENIGNCLLLKMIDFGDNLLTDEIPESIQRLTSCTLLNLQVNFLNGSIPHWIGELNNLEILDLSSNRFSGSIPSGIGGLRSLQVLNLSTNNIFGSIPVSIKELKSLYVLDLSDNKLNGSIPLEIEGAISLLELKLQRNLLGGRIPVQIAKCSALKSLNLAHNNLIGSIPTSIANLTNLQYADLSWNKLSGTLPKKLTNLTHLSSFNVSYNHLQGELPIGGFFNTITPSFVHGNPLLCGSVVNHSCDRSYHPKPIVLNPNSNYSNSRTSLQNHHHKIMLSISVFIAIGAAVSIVVGVVAVTILNIHVRASVSHSGYPFGLSGGEDNSFSPEKDPKCGKFVMLNGDIVEFPNEVNNLLKEGNEIGRGGFGVVYCVVLRDQNFIAIKKLIGSSLTKSQEDFEREVQKLGNIKHQNLVALEGYYWNSSFQLIIYEYFSRGSLHKLLHDDDQRKIVFSWRARFKVILGIAKGLAYLHQMNIIHYNLKSTNVFIDTRDEPKIGDFGLVNLLPILDHCVLSSKIQSALGYTAPEFACRTVNITEKCDVYGFGILVLEIVSGKRPVEYMEDDVVVLCDMVRSSLEDEKVEQCIDEKLVGYFSPEEAIPMIKLGLVCASQVPSSRPDMADVVNILETIQCSSEGQQEEIQ; this is encoded by the exons ATGCTTTCCTACATTATACACATCAACCTAACAATGCAAGATAAATTCATCATCTTTTCTTTGTTTCTTGTTCTTTTTTGTCCATTCCAAGTGATCTCACTCTACCAACCTTTCAATGAAGATATGCTAGGGTTGATTGTGTTCAAATCAGGTCTAGAAGATCCAAAAAACAAACTTTCTTCTTGGAATGAAGATGATTATAGTCCTTGCAATTGGGAAGGTGTAAAATGTGACCCTTCAACAAATAGAGTTTCTTCTCTTGTTCTTGATGGATTCTCTCTTTCGGGCCATATCGGTAAGAGTCTTATGAAGTTGCAGTTTCTTCAAATTCTTTCACTTTCTAGGAACAACTTCACAGGGAAAATAAACCATGATCTTCTTGTTACACTTTGGAATCTAAAAGTTGTTGATTTGAGTGAAAATAGTCTCTCCGGAGCAATTCCGGACGAGCTTTTTCGACAATGTTGGTCGTTAAGAGTTTTATCGTTTGCGAAGAACAATCTATCGGGTAAGATTCCCGAGTCTTTGAGTTCGTGCTACTCGTTAGCAAGTTTGAACTTTTCGTCTAATCAGTTGAATGGTGAATTGCATTCGGGAATGTGGTTTTTGAAGGAACTTCAATCGCTTGATCTATCGAATAATTTTCTTAAAGGAGAAATTCCCGAAGGAGTTCAAAATCTATATGATTTGAGAGAGTTAAGGCTAGGGAGGAATTTTTTCACCGGTAGGATTCCGGAGAATATAGGAAACTGTTTGCTTTTGAAGATGATCGATTTCGGTGATAATCTTCTAACCGATGAAATTCCAGAGTCGATACAAAGACTCACTTCATGCACATTGTTGAATTTGCAAGTGAATTTTCTCAATGGAAGCATTCCACATTGGATTGGCGAATTGAACAATCTTGAGATATTGGATCTTTCGTCAAATAGATTTTCGGGTTCGATTCCATCTGGAATCGGAGGTCTTAGAAGTTTGCAAGTTTTGAATTTATCTACGAACAATATCTTTGGTTCTATTCCAGTGAGTATAAAAGAGCTTAAATCTTTGTATGTTCTTGACTTAAGTGATAACAAGCTTAATGGAAGCATTCCTTTAGAAATAGAAGGAGCAATTTCACTTCTTGAATTGAAGCTTCAAAGGAACTTGTTAGGTGGAAGAATTCCAGTTCAAATTGCAAAATGTTCAGCTCTAAAATCTTT GAATCTTGCACACAACAATCTTATTGGTTCAATCCCTACATCAATTGCAAACCTAACAAATCTTCAATATGCAGATTTGTCATGGAACAAACTCTCTGGAACTTTACCGAAAAAGCTCACAAATCTTACACATCTTTCCTCATTCAATGTTTCATATAACCATCTTCAAGGTGAACTACCAATTGGTGGATTCTTCAACACAATCACTCCCTCATTTGTTCATGGAAATCCATTGTTGTGTGGTTCTGTTGTTAACCACTCATGCGATCGATCTTATCATCCGAAACCTATTGTTTTGAACCCTAATTCAAATTACAGCAATTCAAGAACTTCATTACAAAACCATCATCACAAGATAATGCTTAGTATATCAGTTTTTATTGCTATTGGTGCGGCGGTTTCTattgttgttggtgttgttgcTGTTACCATTTTGAATATTCATGTTAGGGCTTCAGTTTCGCATTCTGGTTATCCATTTGGATTATCTGGTGGTGAGGATAATAGTTTTTCGCCCGAAAAAGATCCGAAATGCGGAAAGTTTGTGATGCTTAATGGCGACATTGTTGAGTTTCCCAATGAGGTGAATAATCTTCTTAAAGAAGGTAATGAAATCGGCCGCGGTGGATTCGGAGTTGTTTATTGTGTTGTCCTTCGAGATCAGAATTTCATTGCGATTAAGAAGCTTATAGGTTCGAGTTTGACAAAATCACAAGAAGATTTCGAGAGAGAAGTTCAAAAGCTTGGTAACATTAAGCATCAAAATCTCGTGGCACTTGAAGGTTATTATTGGAATTCATCATTTCAGCTTATAATTTATGAGTATTTTTCTAGAGGGAGTTTGCATAAGCTTCTACATGATGATGATCAAAGAAAAATTGTGTTTTCTTGGAGAGCAAGGTTCAAGGTTATTTTAGGAATAGCAAAAGGTTTGGCCTATTTACATCAAATGAACATAATCCATTATAACCTAAAATCTACTAATGTTTTTATCGATACTCGTGATGAACCGAAAATCGGAGATTTCGGTTTGGTGAATCTATTACCAATTCTAGACCATTGTGTTTTGAGCAGCAAAATTCAAAGTGCGCTAGGATACACGGCTCCTGAGTTTGCGTGTCGCACGGTTAACATAACCGAAAAATGCGACGTATATGGTTTTGGAATTTTGGTTCTAGAAATCGTGAGCGGAAAAAGACCCGTGGAATATATGGAGGACGACGTCGTTGTTCTATGTGATATGGTGAGAAGTTCGTTGGAGGATGAGAAAGTTGAACAATGTATCGATGAGAAACTTGTAGGTTATTTTTCGCCCGAGGAGGCGATTCCTATGATTAAATTGGGATTAGTTTGCGCATCGCAAGTACCTTCGAGTCGTCCTGATATGGCTGATGTTGTTAACATATTAGAGACCATTCAATGCTCTTCGGAAGGACAACAAGAGGAAATACAATGA
- the LOC127104966 gene encoding probable LRR receptor-like serine/threonine-protein kinase IRK isoform X2, with translation MLSYIIHINLTMQDKFIIFSLFLVLFCPFQVISLYQPFNEDMLGLIVFKSGLEDPKNKLSSWNEDDYSPCNWEGVKCDPSTNRVSSLVLDGFSLSGHIGKSLMKLQFLQILSLSRNNFTGKINHDLLVTLWNLKVVDLSENSLSGAIPDELFRQCWSLRVLSFAKNNLSGKIPESLSSCYSLASLNFSSNQLNGELHSGMWFLKELQSLDLSNNFLKGEIPEGVQNLYDLRELRLGRNFFTGRIPENIGNCLLLKMIDFGDNLLTDEIPESIQRLTSCTLLNLQVNFLNGSIPHWIGELNNLEILDLSSNRFSGSIPSGIGGLRSLQVLNLSTNNIFGSIPVSIKELKSLYVLDLSDNKLNGSIPLEIEGAISLLELKLQRNLLGGRIPVQIAKCSALKSLFVMEQTLWNFTEKAHKSYTSFLIQCFI, from the exons ATGCTTTCCTACATTATACACATCAACCTAACAATGCAAGATAAATTCATCATCTTTTCTTTGTTTCTTGTTCTTTTTTGTCCATTCCAAGTGATCTCACTCTACCAACCTTTCAATGAAGATATGCTAGGGTTGATTGTGTTCAAATCAGGTCTAGAAGATCCAAAAAACAAACTTTCTTCTTGGAATGAAGATGATTATAGTCCTTGCAATTGGGAAGGTGTAAAATGTGACCCTTCAACAAATAGAGTTTCTTCTCTTGTTCTTGATGGATTCTCTCTTTCGGGCCATATCGGTAAGAGTCTTATGAAGTTGCAGTTTCTTCAAATTCTTTCACTTTCTAGGAACAACTTCACAGGGAAAATAAACCATGATCTTCTTGTTACACTTTGGAATCTAAAAGTTGTTGATTTGAGTGAAAATAGTCTCTCCGGAGCAATTCCGGACGAGCTTTTTCGACAATGTTGGTCGTTAAGAGTTTTATCGTTTGCGAAGAACAATCTATCGGGTAAGATTCCCGAGTCTTTGAGTTCGTGCTACTCGTTAGCAAGTTTGAACTTTTCGTCTAATCAGTTGAATGGTGAATTGCATTCGGGAATGTGGTTTTTGAAGGAACTTCAATCGCTTGATCTATCGAATAATTTTCTTAAAGGAGAAATTCCCGAAGGAGTTCAAAATCTATATGATTTGAGAGAGTTAAGGCTAGGGAGGAATTTTTTCACCGGTAGGATTCCGGAGAATATAGGAAACTGTTTGCTTTTGAAGATGATCGATTTCGGTGATAATCTTCTAACCGATGAAATTCCAGAGTCGATACAAAGACTCACTTCATGCACATTGTTGAATTTGCAAGTGAATTTTCTCAATGGAAGCATTCCACATTGGATTGGCGAATTGAACAATCTTGAGATATTGGATCTTTCGTCAAATAGATTTTCGGGTTCGATTCCATCTGGAATCGGAGGTCTTAGAAGTTTGCAAGTTTTGAATTTATCTACGAACAATATCTTTGGTTCTATTCCAGTGAGTATAAAAGAGCTTAAATCTTTGTATGTTCTTGACTTAAGTGATAACAAGCTTAATGGAAGCATTCCTTTAGAAATAGAAGGAGCAATTTCACTTCTTGAATTGAAGCTTCAAAGGAACTTGTTAGGTGGAAGAATTCCAGTTCAAATTGCAAAATGTTCAGCTCTAAAATCTTT ATTTGTCATGGAACAAACTCTCTGGAACTTTACCGAAAAAGCTCACAAATCTTACACATCTTTCCTCATTCAATGTTTCATATAA